TCGCGGCGTTCGTGTCGGCCCATCTCTTCGCCATCCTCGCGTACTTTCCCCGCGAGGCGGCGAAAAACCCGTGGATGATCCTGAAGATCTGGGAGAACATCAGCTCCTTCGGCGGGATCATCGGCGCGCTGTTCGGGATCTGGCTCTTCTGCCGATGGAAATCGCCTCCCCTGCCTCCCGGCACCGGCTGGAGATATCTCGAC
The Candidatus Deferrimicrobiaceae bacterium genome window above contains:
- a CDS encoding prolipoprotein diacylglyceryl transferase family protein codes for the protein MIPYFEQPVLVLGPVKLYAFGILVAIAMLAGIQGTLVRCRKLSLDTDLCADLLFFLLIAAFVSAHLFAILAYFPREAAKNPWMILKIWENISSFGGIIGALFGIWLFCRWKSPPLPPGTGWRYLD